The sequence GCGCCGGCCTTGCATAGCCAATAATCAGTGGTACATTTCTCGGAATAGATTCGAGTACTTTTTTGTTTAAGACAATTGGTGTATCCGAGTATTTAGCTTTGATTACCCCACGTTCATCGGCTCCGAACATCGGAAAAAGCAATACATCCACTTTGCTTACAGCATCCTCCAAAGACGTTGCATGCATCATTTCTGAATTGTGAGAAGCCTTTTCGAATCCGACCCCGATTATGTAGGCTCCTTGTTTCTGTAATTCGGCTATTAGATAAAGTTCCCGGTCATCTCCCCCGACTACAGCAAAACGAATTCCTTTCAAACCCGCACTCATTTTTATGCCCCCTTTGAGACAGTGTCCCATGACTACTATCCATTATATGAGGGTATGCAGGCTGCGGTTACGCAGAAATACATCTAATCAAGGAAATTATCCAGCCCAACTATTAGCTCTGTCAGCTCGTAAGATTTTCTTATACTTAAGATAATCCCCGGCATATAGGTTTCTCTGGAGAATGCATCATGTCTAATTGAAAGCGACTGACCAAGCCCTCCAAACAGGACTTCTTGGTGAGCGATCAAACCTGGCAAACGCACTGAATGAATATGGATTCCTCCTAGGTCAGCGCCCCTGGCCCCAGGTATTTTTTCATACTCATTGGGATGTCCTTGAACCATAGGCTCACGAACTTCCAAAATCCCTTCTGCTGTTTTTAAAGCAGTCCCGGACGGAGCATCTAATTTTTGATCATGATGCAGCTCAATTATATCAACATGTGGGAAATATTTAGCGGATTCTTTGGCAAACCTCATCATCAGTATTGCTCCTATAGAAAAATTCGGGGCTAAAAAAGCTCCAACATTCTCTTTCTCTACTAGAACACGTATTTCACTTATCTCTGCTTCATCCAACCCCGTAGTACCAATAACGGGAACTACTCCTGCCAAAATTGCTGTTTTAGAATTTTTTAGAACTGATTGGGGATTTGTGAAATCCACCAATACATCTGCCTTCGCAGAACGTAAGGTATCAATATCTAACGGTCCAGTAATATCTACTCCAACTCTTTGAGTGCCTGCAACAAACCCAACATCCATTCCTTGATGTCGTGTATCAGAAGCTCCTACTAAAAGGAGATCATCTTCTTTTAAAATCGAACGGATCACTTCTTGACCCATTTTCCCACTTGCTCCGGCAACAAAAACGCGAATTTTTTTCAACAGTACCCCTCCTGCGCTGATAAGGCAAAAACCCCGTTGCTATAAACGCAATGCGGGGTTAAAGCTTTTCCATACATTTTATTGGGTATGTGCTCCTTTTGTCAAATTGAATTTTCAGCGAACTCTTTCTGATCTGTTGTGTAATTCGACTATAATGACCTCTGAGCCGACTTTTTTAACAGTTTGCCAAGGAATTACCAAATGTTCACGATCCCGATCCCCTTTAGAACCCCAAAAGCCTGAAAAGCCTCCTCTGGAAGTTAGGATGATTGCCTCTACTGATCCGTTAAAGGAAATATCTAGGTCTGCATCCCCCACTAATCCTAGTTTTGCTCCATCATAGAGGTTAATAATTTCTTTTCCGGCTAGATCACTTAAAAGCATCCTATCCTCTCCTCTACTTTCGTAATCTTACCCAGGCTCTTATTGCAAATGGCTGTAAAATAGCAAGTAATAACGAAATCACAGCTAAAGGCTCCACAAAAAAAACAGAATTATAGAACAAGTCTTCAGGTATTTTCAAAAATGAAAACAATAGCTCCAACGAGAGATAAATCCCTCCTGCAGTACCGACCAATTGGCTCAAGGCCCCAGCAAGCAAGTTTGAAGAACTCTCAGTCGATCGCCACATCATTCTATATTTTCGTTCACGTACTGAAACTACAACGCCTAGAATTAAAACTATTGCGCCAAGGGCTTCCATTTCAATCCCCCTCATGGGGATTCTATGAATAGACAAACATTATTAGAACAAACCAGGAATGTTTTTAATTGATATATCTCGATAAACTTTTACACCCCTGTTGAACCAAAGCCACCTACCCCTCTAGCAGTTTCTTCTAGTTCATTCACCTCCTCAAAAATGGCCCTAAAAATTGGCATGAAGATCATTTGAGCTATACGATCCCCAGGGTTGACTGCTAGAGGCTCACTCCCAAGGTTTTGCATTAAGACCTGAATCTCGCCTCGATAATCAGCATCTATAACCCCTACTCCATTAGTTAAGCCAATTCCGTAACGGCTGGCTAACCCACTTCTAGCAAAGACCAGTGCGACAATATGTGATCCTGGAAGTTCAATAGCCAGACCTGTGGGAATTTTAATATTCTCGCCAGGTTTTAACACTATTGTCTTCTTTAAATCAGCACACAAATCAACCCCTGCTGAAGCAGCGGTTGCGTACTCTGGAATACTCAGCGAATTTTCATTTCCACTTACCTTTTTAATTTTAACGATTATTGAGTTTGTCACCAAAAAGATCCCCCACTTCGATATTCGTGGTTCGATATTCGTGGTGATATACGAACCACGATCCTCGAACCACGAACTTTCGATTACTACCATCCTGATTGCTTCAACAAGTCCGGTAATACAACATCATGGCCGGATGGCCCCATTGTCATAATACTTATATTTTCCTTTTTCCATAGTCGCCCAATCACTCGTAAAACATCCTCAAGCGTCACCTTTTCAAGCTTCTCTACGACTTCCTCTGGAGATAGCACGCGATTATAGGTTAGTTCCGTCTTCCCCAAGCGACTCATTCGGCTACTGACTGCTTCTAATCCCAAATACAAGCCGCCTTTGATCTGCGCTTTCGTTCTTGCTAATTCTTCTGCACTAATTCCTTTTTCCTTCATTTCCATCAATTCTTCAAGAATACAGACAATTACTTCCTGAGTATTTTTAGGACTTGTACCGGCATAAATCGCAAATAATCCGGTATCGACATAGGTTGAATGGTACGAATAAACGGAATAAGCCAATCCTCGTTGTTCACGTATCTCTTGGAATAAGCGAGAA comes from Desulfosporosinus meridiei DSM 13257 and encodes:
- the dut gene encoding dUTP diphosphatase, with product MTNSIIVKIKKVSGNENSLSIPEYATAASAGVDLCADLKKTIVLKPGENIKIPTGLAIELPGSHIVALVFARSGLASRYGIGLTNGVGVIDADYRGEIQVLMQNLGSEPLAVNPGDRIAQMIFMPIFRAIFEEVNELEETARGVGGFGSTGV
- a CDS encoding YlmC/YmxH family sporulation protein gives rise to the protein MLLSDLAGKEIINLYDGAKLGLVGDADLDISFNGSVEAIILTSRGGFSGFWGSKGDRDREHLVIPWQTVKKVGSEVIIVELHNRSERVR
- the dapB gene encoding 4-hydroxy-tetrahydrodipicolinate reductase — its product is MKKIRVFVAGASGKMGQEVIRSILKEDDLLLVGASDTRHQGMDVGFVAGTQRVGVDITGPLDIDTLRSAKADVLVDFTNPQSVLKNSKTAILAGVVPVIGTTGLDEAEISEIRVLVEKENVGAFLAPNFSIGAILMMRFAKESAKYFPHVDIIELHHDQKLDAPSGTALKTAEGILEVREPMVQGHPNEYEKIPGARGADLGGIHIHSVRLPGLIAHQEVLFGGLGQSLSIRHDAFSRETYMPGIILSIRKSYELTELIVGLDNFLD